The genome window AGCCGCCGGCTCGGTCTTGGCCGCGACCTCGGTGGCACGCACGGACAGGTCTTCGTTGACGACCTTGTCGGCGAGGCGCTGCATCGCCTCGGGGGTCTCGAGGCTGAGGATCGCTCGAGCGTGACCGGCCGTCAGCACTCCTGCCGCTACACGCTGCTGAACGGGAACCGGCAGCTTGAGCAAGCGGATCGTGTTGCTGATCTGTGGACGGGAACGACCGATGCGCGTGGCCAGCTCCTCCTGAGTGATCCCGAAGTCCTCGAGCAGCTGCTGGTAGGCGGACGCCTCCTCGAGTGGGTTCAGCTCCGAGCGGTGCAGGTTCTCGAGAAGGGCATCGCGCAGGAGGTCTTCATCGGCGGTCTCACGGACGACAGCGGGGATGGCTGCCAGGCCCGCCTCACGGGCGGCACGGGTCCGCCGCTCCCCCATGATGAGCTCGTACTCGCCGTCGCTGTTCTTGCGCACGACGACGGGCTGCAGCACGCCGAACTCCCGGACGCTGTGCACGAGCTCGGCGAGGTCTTCGGGATTGAAATGCGTGCGCGGCTGCCGCGGGTTCGGGACGATCTTCTGCGGGTCGATCTGGATGAGATGGATGCCGGGGACCACCTCGAGCTCCTCTGCAGCGGGCTGATCGCTGGTCTGCTCCGTCGCCGGGCGCAGGTTCGCACCGGGGAAGAAGACATCCACGGGACGCTCGGACTGATCAGCGGTGGGGATGAGGGCACCGATGCCCCGGCCCAGTCCAGTGCGCTTCGCCATCATTTCTCCTTGCTCTGCGCCGCAGTGCGCGACGCGATCTCGACGGCGGCCTCGCGGTAGGCGACAGCGCCGGCGGATTGCCCATCGTAGGCGATCACGGTCTGACCGAAACTCGGCGCTTCCGACACCCGCACAGAGCGCGGGATGACGGTGTCGAGCACCTGATCGGGGAAGTGGGTGCGGACCTCGTCAGCGACCTGCTGAGCAAGTCGCGTACGTCCGTCGAACATCGTCAGGAGGATCGTCGATAGATGAAGCCCTGGATTCAGGTGCTTCTGGATCATCTGGATGCTGCCGAGAAGCTGGCTCAGCCCCTCCAGTGCGTAGTACTCGCACTGGATCGGAATGAAGACCTCGTTCGCCGCGGTGAACGCGTTGATCGTCAGGAGGCCGAGAGACGGCGGGCAGTCGATGATCACGAAGTCCATCGGATTGTCGACCAGGTACTCCTCCAGCGCGCGGCGCAGGCGGTGCTCGCGTGCGACCTGAGCCACGAGTTCGATCTCGGCGCCGGCGAGGTGGATCGTGCTCGGTGCGCAGAAGAGATTCACGTCCTCGGGGCTCTGCTGCACGATGTCTGCGAGGGGGACTTCGTCGATCAGGACGTCGTAGATGCTCTGGGTGTCCGCATTGTGCGGTACACCGAGGGCTGTGGAGGCGTTTCCCTGGGGGTCGAGGTCGACGACGAGCACCTTCGCACCGAGGCCAGCGAGAGCGGATGCGACGTTGACCGCACTGGTCGTCTTGCCGACCCCACCCTTCTGGTTCGAGACCGTCAGGATGCGGGTGTCCCCACTGAAGTCGATGTTCACTGCTTCGAGCACTCTGCGGCGAGCTGAGAGGTCCGCGAGTTCCCGCGCGAGCGGCGTATCCATCCCGAAGGAGTCCTTCGGTGATGCCTTTTCGGGCTGTTTCACGTGAAACATCCACTCCTTTCGGGGCCGTGTTCCACTCTAATCGCTGTGGCGGACGTTGCTTACTGTCGGTCGAGTTCCGGGGGCATCTCTGTGAGAATGCCCGTGCTCATGCAGTCGGATCATCGCGTTTCACGTGGAACATTCATGGACGCACCAGGGACATGATCTCCCCCACCAGGTCGACAAGTGGCCTCGTCGCATCGAGCTCGAGTGTCGCACCTCGGCGCAGGAGGGGCTCGATCGACCGAAGGTTCTCTCGGATCTCGTTTCGCTCCGATTCGGTGGAACCATAGGGATTCGTCAGACGCCGCTGAACGCGCTCGAGGATGATCGCCTCCGGTGCCGAGAGCAGCACCACATGGTCGAAGTGGTCGTAGAAGTAGCCCTGGTTCTCGACGGTCCCCGCCACCGCGAGATCAGGGTGTTCTTCTAGTAGTGCCGTCAGCCGGTCCACGTCCCACAAGCCATCCTGGGTCTTCCAGTTTCCGTAGTCAGTGTCGATCGCCGGTACTCCCCCGGCCCCGATCAGGGCGACAACGCTGGACTTCCCTACGCCGGACATTCCTGTGATGAGAACTCGGGCCATTCCTCCACGGTATCCATGTTTCACGTGAAACACCGACCACACATGTGTCGACGCCGCCGATATCCGTCGCCTTCGTGGCTGCGGGTCAGAGTCCCACGCCCGTTTCCAACGGGGCATCTGCCGTCGTCATGCCGTGTGTTTCACGTGAAACACCCTCCTCGTCGGGGACTTGGACTGCCGACGTGCGCGTATGAGGCCCTGTGTGTCCCCGTGTTCAGGCCGGACTGCTCCGTGCCGCCTGCTCGAATGTTCTATCAGGCGACTCTGCTCCGAACGTCGGCACGGATCCCGTCGGGTGGGGGGTACTCCCCACCCGACGGTCCCGCCCAGTGATGCTCGTCGCTGGGCCCGACGCCCCTGCGCGCGTGGGTGAGCATGGAAGTGCCCGCCCCCCACCTTCCCCAGCGCTATTGACCCTGGGGTTCGGAGCTTCACCGCTCATAAGCGAACCGATCATCGTGAATCAATGGGATCGTGCGGTCGCGGACTCGCTCAGACCCTCGCTATGGGTCGACAACGATACGTCCGCAGCTCGCTACGCGGAGCGGTGTGCGACGAGAGACTGGGGTCGAGTTCGCCCCGTGGGTCCAATGACTCCTCTCCCCGAGAGGCTGAATGCAGATGTGCGAGGTGAATGTGCGGCGGCGGGTCCTGGATCGCACGCTGTAATTGCCCCCTGTAGTGCGCACTCAACGCCATCCGTTTCACGTGAAACGTTGACTCGCGGCACTCCCTGTCGCCCGTCAAGGACGACTCACACGTGCGCCGGGGCACCGGCCTGTGCAGTGCGAAAGGAGCACCTGCGCTGAGAAGAGTGCTCTTCGGTCTCGGTCGTCGAGGGGTGCCCGAACGCGGGACTCTCGGTCGCACGCAATGCGCTGCTTTCGATCCGACAGTCGCCAACTATGAGACCCAGCCGCAGCCCAGCCCAGCCCAGCCCAGCCCAGCCCCAGCCCCAGCCCCAGACGCAGACGCAGACGCAGACGCAGACGCAGACGCAGACGCAGACGCAGACGCAGACGCAGCCTGCCACCGTTAGGCAACTCAGATCCACGCGCAAACCGGACTTCATCCCGATACTCAGAGCGCAGCCCATAAGCGACCGCAGAGTGGCTGCAAGCCGACGCGTCTATACGCCTACATGCCTGCCGGCGTCAATGAACAGACTCCCCTCCAACCCCACCCCCGAACCCCCACCTCCCCCAACGACAGTGACCGGGGTGCCAAAGCGGAGATGTCTTCACTGCACGCGCCGATGCAGGTGGAGAATCACAGCAGGTTTACCTCCAGCAGTGGTCGGATCGTTTCACGCGAAACATCCATAGCCAGAGGTTTGCTGCGTTTCACCGACGGCGGCATGACGTCTGCACTCGTGCCGCCGTACACGGGGAGCGATGTTTCACGTGAAACCCCCGCTTGAGTCCCCGATGACATAACTGACGGCATGCGCGCGACCTTCGCTGAGTAGCAATGGAGGACCGTGATGCACCTCGCTAGGCGCCGCGTACGGAGATCATCCAGCGACGCTCCACGACACCCACACCCACACCCACACCCACACCCACACCCACCGTTTCACGTGAAACGTAGCTCTTTCTCACATCACCCTAAAGCGGGTACCGCAGGTGTGGTACTTCTCCCGGCGGCCAGTCGCCTGCGCGACAGCCAGACATCCGAACCGTACGAAGAACGGGCGAACGCGCACGCCTCGCGGAGCACCGCTACCGCGATGTCGACTGAACATCGCCCTGGTATCACCATCCCGCTAATGGGCCTGGAGTCTCCCTGCGCTCCTGAGCATCGCGTTTCACGTGAAACATGTCAGGCATCACGCGGAGAGAGTCACTGAACCATACAGTGAAGTCGCGTGAAGTCCTCCACGTACAG of Microbacterium sp. LWH13-1.2 contains these proteins:
- a CDS encoding ParA family protein, whose amino-acid sequence is MFHVKQPEKASPKDSFGMDTPLARELADLSARRRVLEAVNIDFSGDTRILTVSNQKGGVGKTTSAVNVASALAGLGAKVLVVDLDPQGNASTALGVPHNADTQSIYDVLIDEVPLADIVQQSPEDVNLFCAPSTIHLAGAEIELVAQVAREHRLRRALEEYLVDNPMDFVIIDCPPSLGLLTINAFTAANEVFIPIQCEYYALEGLSQLLGSIQMIQKHLNPGLHLSTILLTMFDGRTRLAQQVADEVRTHFPDQVLDTVIPRSVRVSEAPSFGQTVIAYDGQSAGAVAYREAAVEIASRTAAQSKEK
- a CDS encoding ParB/RepB/Spo0J family partition protein — protein: MAKRTGLGRGIGALIPTADQSERPVDVFFPGANLRPATEQTSDQPAAEELEVVPGIHLIQIDPQKIVPNPRQPRTHFNPEDLAELVHSVREFGVLQPVVVRKNSDGEYELIMGERRTRAAREAGLAAIPAVVRETADEDLLRDALLENLHRSELNPLEEASAYQQLLEDFGITQEELATRIGRSRPQISNTIRLLKLPVPVQQRVAAGVLTAGHARAILSLETPEAMQRLADKVVNEDLSVRATEVAAKTEPAAPGRTAKPTPGARRAYLDEVAGNLGDRLNTRVKVSLGARKGQVIIDFASIQDLNRILEEIGQSGYGSA
- a CDS encoding ATP-binding protein, with product MDRLTALLEEHPDLAVAGTVENQGYFYDHFDHVVLLSAPEAIILERVQRRLTNPYGSTESERNEIRENLRSIEPLLRRGATLELDATRPLVDLVGEIMSLVRP